A window of Melopsittacus undulatus isolate bMelUnd1 chromosome 10, bMelUnd1.mat.Z, whole genome shotgun sequence genomic DNA:
GAGCTGAGCGGGGCCACACTCACCGTCTCCAGCCAGAAACGGTCCAGCTCAGTGTGCCGCTGCTGCTTGGCCAGGGTGATGAGCCAGCGCCCGCCACACTTGTTCTGGCTGTCCTCCCACATGGGCTCGATGCTGTCCTAGGGATGGGCAAGGGGATGACTGGGTGCACCAAGCACCCAGCCAGGCTTCCCCTTCCACCCTATGGCCGTGGTGGCCTGCCAGCCCCACTGGTGCTCAGTGTGCCCCATAAcactgggtgctgcaggggggCTCTCAGAGGGGACTGCAGCAGAGGGGATGTTGTACCTTAAAGAGGGAGTAGTCACAGCCAGATGAGAGCTTGCTggcaggctggatgtggctgtACAGCCTGAATGGGACAGAGACAAGACACAGAAGCAGGTGACAAGAGGTGCCTCAGTGGCCCCCAGCATAGTCCTCTGGCCCAGCCACCCTACCCAGGGTTTCTCCAGAGGAGACACATTGCCCACCCGTGGGACACTCACGCCCAGAAGTCCTCCACAGTGCTGAACTTGGTGATGAGGCGCAGGTTTTCCTGCCACATCTTGCTCTTGTCGTTCTTGAAGAACCACAGTGCCCACCTGGGCAGGGAGTGGACATGGGGAGAGCGTGTCAGCCATGCTGGAcaccactgcagccccagcatcACGCTGGGAGGAGCTGCCTGTAGCCAGGCCCCTCCATACCTGTTCTGCAGGGGGTGCTTGCCCAGGCTCTCTaccaggagcagctcctgaTGCTGAGACCTCTTCCGACGCTGCTCCTCTTGCCTGCgctggggaaggagggacagCATCAGAAGCCACATGGTCACCATCACACCATAACACGGACCCACAGGGAGAACCCCgggggggcagcagggctgcctggcCCAGCCCGCAGGGAACACTCACCTGCTCCCCGGCAGCCATCGTGCCCAGCACAGGCTCCCCCCCAGCAGCCGCCGGCTCTTAAGTGAACACAGGAGGGTGGGATgaggcagccccagctgcagctggTGGGGCGGAAGGGAGGTGTGGGGGGGAGGCAGACAAGCCCCTCCTGTGAGGCAGGGAACTGAGGGGATGCTCATAGGGCAGGGCACTGGGGGATGGAGGTCAGGGTGAGATGGAATAAAGATGGGGGGAAGGATGGGGTAAAGTGTGGACAGTGTGGGGTGGGCTCGAGATGGCGTATCTTGAGTTAGGGCAGGATGGTCCGCAGACAGGGTGGGGTAGTGTCAGGATGaggggtggggatgggatggggaggatgggAAGAGGACATGATGAGGAGGGGATGGGGTCAGGATGGAATGGGGGACAGGAATGGTGTAGAGAGAGGGTAGAACGTGGAGGTGATGGGGTGAGGACAGGATGGGACAGGGACAGCCTATAGAGTGGATGGGATCAGGACcgggaggagaagggagagggagggggtgggatggggacgGGACACGATGGGGACCAGGACAGAATAGCGTGGGGGCAGCGCGGGATGGGATCAGGACGGGTGGGAACGGGGAGCAAGTGCGATGTGATGTGACCGTCCCACAGTGCCGAGCCGTGGGCGAGAGGAGCCCGTGCGGGGCGGGGGCAGCCGGGATCGCCTCGGCTGGGCTCGGCTCAGCCCGGAGCCGCGCGGTCCCCCCCGCGCAGCGCAGCGCAGCGCGGCCCCGGCACAGCCGCACTGAGCCCGCCCCGCCGCAGCCCGGCCCGGCTCGGCCCGGCCCGTCCGTCCCCACCGACAGAGAGCCAGGTCTGGCGGGCGGCGGGACCGGGGcaggggcgggcggcggggccgggggtcCGGGATGCGCGGGGATGCGCAGGGCGGgcgggagcggggccgggccggggcgggGTGAAGCCGTGCGGCCTCTCCCCGCAGAGCCGCCATGGAGGTGTTCATGAAGGGCTTGTCCAAGGCCAAAGAGGGGGTGGTCGCCGCCGCCGAGAAGACCAAGCAGGGGGTGGCCGAGGCTGCCGAGAAGACCAAGGAAGGGGTCCTCTATGTCGGTAAGGGCCGGCTCGGCCTTCCTGCCCCCTGCCTGCCCCCTGCCCAGCCCCCTGCCAGCCCCCCGGCTAATCCCTGCCCATCGCTGCTTGCATGCTCCTGCCCTGCATGTTCCTGCCGGTCCCCTCTGCCTGCCCTTGCCGGATCCTGCGTTTGCCCTTGCGTTCTCCTGCTCATTCCCCGCCATCCCACTGTCACTGGCCGCGCTCCCCCCATCACGGCCGGCCTGCGGCGGGGTGTCCCGGGGCAGGAGCCGGTGCCCGCAGTGCCCTGCCCACAGGgcgggtgcaggcagg
This region includes:
- the EIF4E1B gene encoding eukaryotic translation initiation factor 4E type 1B encodes the protein MAAGEQRRQEEQRRKRSQHQELLLVESLGKHPLQNRWALWFFKNDKSKMWQENLRLITKFSTVEDFWALYSHIQPASKLSSGCDYSLFKDSIEPMWEDSQNKCGGRWLITLAKQQRHTELDRFWLETLMCLIGEMFDDYSDEVCGAVINIRAKGDKIAIWTREAENREGVIHIGRVYKEHLGLSQKVAIGYQAHADTATKSSSLTKTKFVV